The genome window TTATTCATCGCCGACCTGAATCCAAAGCGGATATGTGCAGAGCTTGAAGTTATCCATAATAAAACGATTTCTCCCGGACAAACCCTGCTATTCCTTGATGAGATTCAGGAATGCCCGTCTGCCATTCAATCTCTTCGTTATTTTTATGAAGAATATCCGGAGTTACATGTTATCGCAGCAGGTTCATTACTGGAGTTCTCAATGAATGAATTTTCATTTCCTGTCGGAAGAATCCAATTTATATGGATGCACCCGCTGGGATTTTCAGAATTTCTTATGGCCACCGGTAACGAAAAAGCCGATGAGATCATTCATGCAAAACCGGAGCGTATTTCTGACACACTTCATGCTTTTCTACTTGATTTACTCCGGAAATATATTTTAACCGGAGGCATGCCTGAGAGTGTCAGGACGTTTGCAGAGACCCTGTCTTATCAGGAATCACTTAAAGTCCTTGCCGAACTTGTTAATAGTTACCGGTTGGATTTTTCAAAATATTCCCCCAGAGTCGATAAGGATTGTTTGAATTCCGTATTGAATTCAGTATCGCAATCCATTGGACAGCAAACAAAATATGCTCATCTTGCAGATGGGTTTACGAATCCCACCATTAAAAAGGCCTATCAGACACTTGAAAAGGCGAATATTTTTCATAAGATCCCGTCAGTTTATCCTGATGCCAAACCACTTGGTGTCAATGTCAGAGAAAAAGTGTTCAAGACATTGATGGTTGATGTCGGGCTGATGCATCATTTTCGCGGAATTGAGTCCTTTAAGGAGTTCATGTTTTCAGACCTTATGCACCTTTATAAAGGGGCAATAGCTGAGCAGTTTGTCGGGCAGGAACTGAACCTGTCTCAGAACAGACAGCTCTACTACTGGTCGCGGCAAGCAAAAAGCAGCAGCGCCGAGGTGGATTATGTCATTCAGGTTGGTGACAGCGTGTATCCCGTTGAAGTAAAAAGTGCTTCAGCCGGGCGTTTGAAGAGTATGCACCTTTTTTTGGATACCTATAAAAACACCCCTGAAGGGCTTATTTTTTATACAGGTCACTATGCCGTATTGCCACAACAAAAAATCAAGTTCATCCCGCTATACTATGCGAATTCTGTGAGTATGAAAGAGTATAGATGAAAGAGTAAAGATGAAAGATGAAAGATGTAAGATTATTAATGAATAATACCATTTTTATTTTTCATCTTTCATCTTTCATCTTTAATTCCAATGGATTTCTTCTGCTATCCCAAATATGGAGTATGTGAATTTCCTAATTTTTTACCTGATAGAATATCCGTTAATGAGCTTTGACGACAAAACGTTCTTCTCTGTTTTCAAGTTGTCGTCACATTTCAGGAAACCGGGAAAGCGTTTTGATTATTTGCCTGAGAGAATGATCCAAACGGCTGCTATATGATTTATTTCCGATCCGTTGATACCAGTAGTCGAGAATTTGAATCCTGTCGGCAACAGCAATTTGCGACCAGATTATTCGCTGAGCCATTTTTCAACAAGTTTATCAGCCTCGTCATTAGTCATTGAATGACCTTCAACGATCTGTTTTTTTGATTTTGCGATGCGCTCAATCTGATGGTCTGAAAGAACGGGAGGGACGGTTGGTTTATATTTAAATTCCAGGAATTCTCTGACCGCCAGTAGAAAATCATTATCATCAATATTCTCGATGCTTTCATGAAGCAATTCCTTTAGTTCTTTTGTGCTCATATTTTAAATTTTAATACAAAGTTAGCTTGTTTTAATGATGAAAGAGTAAAGATGAAAGATATAAGATGCAAGATTATTAATGAATAATACCATTTTCATTTTTCATTTTTCATTTTTCATCTTTATTCCTCTTACTCGTCACCAGTGATTTTCCGATAATATTAAGCAACATCTGAGATTTTCCCAGTGCTGGTGAAATCGAATCGGCCGGTAGTATTTTGGACATTTCAATGAGCCGAAGCCAGTAATTGGTTTCTTTCAGTTCCTTAAAACAGATATGAAGTTTATGAATAAAATCTGCTTTGCTCTGTGCTCCACAGGCTTCTTCATAATTAGCGCCGGCAGATGTGCCACTGCGCAATAGCTGATTGATCATAGCTCCATAATTGGATGTCTTTGCCAGTTTGCCGGAAATCATGACGATCTCCGCTCCAAGCCACAGAAATTCTTCAGATATGTCGACGTATGAATATTCCATGACAATTAATCCATTTATTCACAGAATGTGACCCCATTGGGTGAGGAAAAATGAAAGATTAAAGATGAAAGATGAAAGATTTCTAATGAATAAAACCATATTTATCTTTCATTTTTCATTTTTCATTTTTCATCCTTCATTATACTCATTAGTGAGTACTCTTTTACTCACTTGTGATAATCCCATTCCCCGAATCCTGAACTTACCTTTATTTAGTAAAAATTGAACTTTGAATTAGATGAAACCAATTACCTGTTTAATAGTTGATAATGACCAGTTTG of Bacteroidota bacterium contains these proteins:
- a CDS encoding ATP-binding protein; amino-acid sequence: MKRLIDEQLEQWKNQKRRKPIIIRGVRQVGKTWSVKEFGRKFFSDTILIDFERNPELKRLFIADLNPKRICAELEVIHNKTISPGQTLLFLDEIQECPSAIQSLRYFYEEYPELHVIAAGSLLEFSMNEFSFPVGRIQFIWMHPLGFSEFLMATGNEKADEIIHAKPERISDTLHAFLLDLLRKYILTGGMPESVRTFAETLSYQESLKVLAELVNSYRLDFSKYSPRVDKDCLNSVLNSVSQSIGQQTKYAHLADGFTNPTIKKAYQTLEKANIFHKIPSVYPDAKPLGVNVREKVFKTLMVDVGLMHHFRGIESFKEFMFSDLMHLYKGAIAEQFVGQELNLSQNRQLYYWSRQAKSSSAEVDYVIQVGDSVYPVEVKSASAGRLKSMHLFLDTYKNTPEGLIFYTGHYAVLPQQKIKFIPLYYANSVSMKEYR
- a CDS encoding four helix bundle protein; this encodes MEYSYVDISEEFLWLGAEIVMISGKLAKTSNYGAMINQLLRSGTSAGANYEEACGAQSKADFIHKLHICFKELKETNYWLRLIEMSKILPADSISPALGKSQMLLNIIGKSLVTSKRNKDEK